In Neomonachus schauinslandi chromosome 6, ASM220157v2, whole genome shotgun sequence, a genomic segment contains:
- the PRF1 gene encoding perforin-1: MGARLFLPGLLLLLLPTPTPAPCRTATRNECRRNQVFVPGAALAGEGVDVTSLRRSGSFPVDTESFLRPDGTCTLCQNALQEGALQRLPLALTDWRSQGSGCQRQVVRAKASSIKGVAREAASSIRNDWRVGLDVSPKPSANVQVTVAGSHSRVANFAAQKTHQDQYSFSTDLVECHFYSFHLVHSPPLHPNFQKALSDLPPNFNTSTEADYIRLISHYGTHFIRSLELGGRVSALTALRTCELALNGLTANEVEDCLAVEAQVSISGRASSSSEFKACEEKKQQHKMETSFHQSYRERFSQIVGGHHTSVGDLLFGNQAGPEQFSAWMDSLLARPGLVDYTLEPLHVLVESRDPRRESLRRAVSKYVMDRARWKDCSRPCPPGQQKSPHNPCQCVCPSSAATNEDCCPRQRGLAHLEVMKFQATGLWGDHFTATDAYLKVFFGDQELRTNTVWNSNHPQWETRLDFGDVLLSTERPLRVQVWDEDSGWDDDLLGTCDQKAQSGSHKVMCNLNHGHLRFFYHAKCLPHLEGATCLQYAPHGLLGAPPGNRSGPVW; the protein is encoded by the exons ATGGGTGCCCGCCTGTTCCTCCCGGgcctcctcctgctgctgttgCCCacgcccaccccagccccctgccGCACGGCCACCCGCAATGAGTGCCGGCGCAACCAAGTGTTCGTACCCGGCGCGGCGCTGGCCGGGGAGGGCGTGGACGTGACCAGCCTCAGGCGCTCGGGCTCCTTCCCGGTGGACACAGAGAGCTTCCTGCGGCCGGATGGCACCTGCACCCTCTGCCAGAATGCCCTGCAGGAGGGCGCCCTCCAGCGCCTGCCCCTGGCACTGACCGACTGGCGCTCCCAGGGCTCAGGCTGCCAGCGCCAAGTGGTCAGGGCCAAGGCCAGTTCCATCAAGGGCGTGGCCAGGGAGGCGGCCAGCAGCATCCGCAATGACTGGCGGGTGGGGCTGGATGTGTCTCCCAAACCCAGCGCCAATGTGCAGGTGACCGTGGCCGGCTCACACTCCAGGGTGGCTAACTTCGCTGCCCAGAAGACCCACCAGGACCAGTACAGCTTCAGCACTGACTTGGTGGAGTGTCACTTTTACAG TTTTCACCTGGTACActctcccccactccaccccaacTTCCAGAAGGCCCTCAGTGACCTGCCCCCCAACTTCAACACCTCCACGGAGGCTGACTACATCAGGCTCATCTCCCACTATGGCACCCACTTCATCCGGTCCCTGGAGCTGGGCGGCCGGGTCTCGGCCCTCACTGCCCTGCGCACCTGTGAGTTGGCCCTGAACGGGCTCACAGCCAATGAGGTGGAGGACTGCCTGGCCGTCGAGGCCCAGGTCAGCATCAGTGGCCGCGCCAGCTCTTCATCAGAATTCAAGGCCTGTgaggagaagaagcagcagcacaAGATGGAGACCTCCTTCCACCAGTCCTACCGGGAACGCTTTTCCCAAATAGTCGGGGGCCACCACACCTCCGTGGGCGACCTGCTGTTTGGGAACCAGGCCGGGCCGGAGCAGTTCTCAGCCTGGATGGACTCACTGCTGGCCAGACCCGGCCTGGTGGACTACACCCTGGAGCCTCTGCACGTGCTCGTGGAGAGCCGGGACCCACGGCGGGAGTCGCTGAGGCGGGCCGTGAGCAAGTACGTGATGGACAGGGCCCGGTGGAAGGACTGTAGTAGGCCCTGCCCCCCGGGGCAGCAGAAGAGCCCCCATAACCCATGCCAGTGTGTGTGCCCCAGCTCGGCGGCCACCAACGAGGACTGCTGTCCCCGGCAGAGGGGCCTGGCCCACTTGGAGGTGATGAAATTCCAGGCGACGGGCCTGTGGGGAGACCACTTCACTGCTACAGATGCCTATCTGAAAGTCTTCTTTGGAGACCAGGAGCTGAGAACCAACACGGTGTGGAACAGTAACCACCCCCAGTGGGAGACACGGCTGGACTTCGGGGACGTGCTCCTGTCCACGGAGAGGCCCCTGCGGGTGCAGGTCTGGGACGAAGACAGTGGCTGGGACGATGACCTCCTCGGCACCTGCGACCAGAAAGCGCAGTCGGGCTCCCATAAGGTGATGTGCAACCTGAACCACGGTCACCTGAGATTCTTCTACCATGCCAAGTGCTTGCCTCACCTGGAGGGGGCAACCTGCCTGCAGTATGCCCCCCACGGTCTTCTGGGGGCGCCTCCAGGAAACCGGAGTGGGCCAGTGTGGTGA